A single window of Eucalyptus grandis isolate ANBG69807.140 chromosome 1, ASM1654582v1, whole genome shotgun sequence DNA harbors:
- the LOC104454328 gene encoding UDP-glycosyltransferase 82A1-like: MLKLALVLNSHGFDPVLVTPEFIHRRISPVDDQTTVEVITYVSIPDGLGADGGAPRDFFSVEKAMEDGMAAHLERLVRELDVALMVVDLLASFAIEVGIRCGVPTMGFWVAMLTTYKLVATIPELVRQGHISNCGIPQKESEIHQNPSLTTQDLPWLIGPVNAQKARFKFWTRTLRRSKSLRWLLVNSCPEEEEKAPIQCSRGYPSIVPIGPMTVHSLLTKNPSFWEEDTTCLTWLKDQEANSVIYVSFGSWVSPIGRDKVASLALSLESTRRPFLWVLRLSWREALPHGFLERVRSQGRVVSWAPQVEVLRDGAIGCFITHCGWNSVVEAVQFGRRMLCWPVAGDQFVNCKYIVEAWRIGVRLGGFEEREVKDGVKWVMEDGDIGVRLAELKERMMMAKASSRVVANMAGFVEDLKRMTEDDSL; encoded by the exons ATGCTCAAACTAGCCCTAGTCCTCAACTCCCACGGCTTCGACCCAGTGCTCGTCACCCCGGAATTCATCCACCGCAGGATCTCTCCCGTGGATGATCAGACGACGGTGGAGGTGATCACGTACGTTTCGATACCGGACGGCTTGGGCGCCGATGGTGGTGCGCCTCGCGACTTCTTCTCGGTTGAAAAGGCCATGGAGGACGGCATGGCAGCCCACCTGGAGCGGCTTGTGAGGGAGCTTGACGTGGCGTTGATGGTGGTCGACTTGCTGGCCTCGTTCGCTATCGAAGTGGGGATCCGGTGCGGGGTCCCGACCATGGGATTCTGGGTCGCCATGCTCACGACCTACAAGCTGGTTGCGACAATCCCGGAATTGGTCCGACAAGGTCACATCTCAAATTGTG GAATACCCCAGAAAGAAAGCGAGATACATCAAAACCCATCGTTGACCACCCAAGACCTGCCGTGGCTGATCGGGCCGGTCAACGCCCAGAAAGCAAGATTCAAGTTCTGGACTCGGACTCTTCGCCGGTCGAAATCTCTCCGGTGGCTCCTGGTCAACTCCTGCcccgaggaggaagagaaagctCCGATCCAGTGCTCCCGAGGCTACCCCTCGATCGTCCCCATCGGGCCGATGACCGTCCATTCCTTGTTGACAAAGAACCCTAGCTTCTGGGAAGAAGACACCACCTGCCTGACCTGGTTGAAGGATCAAGAGGCAAACTCAGTGATCTACGTCTCGTTCGGCAGTTGGGTCAGTCCCATCGGACGCGACAAAGTCGCCAGCCTCGCCCTCTCACTCGAGTCTACACGGCGGCCCTTCCTTTGGGTGCTGAGACTGTCATGGCGCGAGGCCTTGCCACATGGCTTCCTGGAGAGGGTCCGCAGCCAGGGCAGGGTCGTGTCATGGGCCCCGCAGGTGGAGGTCCTGCGGGACGGGGCGATCGGGTGCTTCATAACacactgcgggtggaactcggTGGTGGAGGCAGTCCAGTTTGGGAGAAGGATGCTGTGCTGGCCCGTGGCAGGGGATCAGTTTGTGAACTGCAAGTACATTGTCGAGGCGTGGCGCATCGGGGTGAGGCTGGGAGGGTTTGAGGAGAGGGAGGTCAAGGACGGTGTGAAGTGGGTCATGGAGGATGGCGATATTGGGGTAAGGTTGGCGGAGCTGAAGGAGAGGATGATGATGGCAAAGGCGAGCTCCAGAGTGGTGGCGAATATGGCAGGCTTCGTCGAAGACCTCAAGAGAATGACGGAGGATGATTCCCTGTAA